The genomic region CGTTACAAGGTCCGTACGATCGCCCTGTTCGTTCTGCCCGTAGTCGCCCTCATGTTGATTTACGCTACGCAGCTGGACACGGAAATCCGCCCGCTAGTACCCGCGTTGAAAAACAACCTGCTGCTAACGTTCCACGTGGGGTTCGCGGTAGTTGCCTACGGGGCGGCGTGCGTGTCGTTCGGCGCGGCAGTGGTCTACCTGGCGCTGCCCTACCTACCGTTCAAACGCCTTCCCCGCCCCGAAGTGCTTGACGAAGTCGGTTACCGCGCCGCAGCCTTTACGTTCCCCCTGTTGACGATTATGATCATCCTGGGGTCCATTTGGGCGAACGTCGCGTGGGGCCGCTACTGGGGGTGGGATCCGAAAGAAACCGCTTCGTTCGTCACCTGGCTCATTTACGGCGCGTACCTACATGCCCGCGTCACGCTCAAATGGAAAGGCACGCGTTCGGCAGTGCTCCTAATTCTGGGTTTCGTGGCAGTATTGTTTACATACTTCGGGAACCACTTCTTCGATTCCCTACATTCATACGCGTGAGGAGGGCACATGGTGCACAACCCTGCGGAGAATCCCACCCCTAAAAGTGGGAAACCGACCACGGCCGTGAACTTCGGTGTCCTCGCGATCATTATTGTCGCGGTTGTGGCAGCCGTGATCTTTACGCAAACCGGCCGCAATAAGGACACGCAAGTTACGCCTCAGGCGCAAGAAGAAACACAAGTTACGCACCTACCGCAGTTCACTGCGAAAGACTTAGATGGGCAAACGTTCGACTCGAAATCTCTGGCGGGCAAACGCACGTGGATCGTATTCAACGCCACCTGGTGTTCGTCTTGCCGTGCGGAAATCCCGGAGGTGCAGCGACTGGCGGAACGCAACGACGTGGAAATGCTTGCGATCTACTTGAACGAAGACCAGTCAATCGTGGCGCCGTACGCGCAGCGGTTAGGGCTGACGTACCGGCAGATTCCCGACCCGGATGGGAAGATCACTGCGTCTTTTGGCATAGTGTCTGTTCCCAGCCATGTGCTCATCGGAAAAGACGGGTCTGTGCAGATGCAGCACCTGGGTGGGATCAGCGAAAAAGAGATTGAGGACGCGCTCGAAAACTAGCGGCAACAGGGTAGGAATACACATGCAGATTTTGAACATTGAGGACCTCCACGGGCGGCTGCGTACCCTGGAGGCAGCGACGTCGGAACGCGTGCTCGTGGGCATTACGGGGGAACCGGGCGTGGGGAAAACAACGCTCGCTGAGTCCCTGCTGGGGCCCGCGGTGGGGTGGGTTCCGATGGATGGGTTCCACCTTTCCAACAATGTTTTAGAACAGCTGGGGTTGCGGGCGCGCAAGGGAGCACCTGAAACATTTGACGCCCACGGGTACGCGGCGCTGCTGCGGCGCCTGCGGCACGAAACGCAGTTCCCGGTTTACGCCCCGGTTTACGACCGCGCGGCAAGCGCCGCCATCGCCGCCGGCACCGCGATCACCCCCGAGCACCGCGTAGTCCTATCCGAAGGGAACTACCTGCTGCTCGACACGGACCCGTGGGCGGAACTGCGCGATATCTTCGACGAAATCTGGTACCTGCAACTCGACGACGACGTCCGCCGCGAACGTCTAC from Gleimia hominis harbors:
- a CDS encoding TlpA family protein disulfide reductase — its product is MVHNPAENPTPKSGKPTTAVNFGVLAIIIVAVVAAVIFTQTGRNKDTQVTPQAQEETQVTHLPQFTAKDLDGQTFDSKSLAGKRTWIVFNATWCSSCRAEIPEVQRLAERNDVEMLAIYLNEDQSIVAPYAQRLGLTYRQIPDPDGKITASFGIVSVPSHVLIGKDGSVQMQHLGGISEKEIEDALEN
- a CDS encoding nucleoside/nucleotide kinase family protein — encoded protein: MQILNIEDLHGRLRTLEAATSERVLVGITGEPGVGKTTLAESLLGPAVGWVPMDGFHLSNNVLEQLGLRARKGAPETFDAHGYAALLRRLRHETQFPVYAPVYDRAASAAIAAGTAITPEHRVVLSEGNYLLLDTDPWAELRDIFDEIWYLQLDDDVRRERLLARHIASGKTSAAAHDWVEHVDQVNAARVRETIGRADLIVRGR
- the ccsB gene encoding c-type cytochrome biogenesis protein CcsB codes for the protein MISMLIAQYALVVAIIFTVLALGAQILVVTTRQQQTAAQTSRATVSVGDGPAEYVSSEAPGSAKERKYYFYAVAFTAVAFVLLTAYLVLRMIHTGHGPFANQHEFSVAFGWGILLALLFFMWRYKVRTIALFVLPVVALMLIYATQLDTEIRPLVPALKNNLLLTFHVGFAVVAYGAACVSFGAAVVYLALPYLPFKRLPRPEVLDEVGYRAAAFTFPLLTIMIILGSIWANVAWGRYWGWDPKETASFVTWLIYGAYLHARVTLKWKGTRSAVLLILGFVAVLFTYFGNHFFDSLHSYA